A genomic region of Rhizobium sp. NXC24 contains the following coding sequences:
- a CDS encoding hybrid-cluster NAD(P)-dependent oxidoreductase has translation MNSIAKISREGASLFPACPPATNEIWTGAASKLRVVTVADEAPNVKTFVFQPEHPALFKYTAGQFLTLELSVPGGLLLRTYTIASSPSRPMTLSLTVKAQVDSVGTRWMFENLLPGSLVKAIGPAGNFTLERCQRPKLLFLSAGSGITPMMSMLRWLSDVATDADVAFVHCARSPEEIIFREELASASRILPGLVLGLVVGRGASDWEGLTGRLDIAKLESLVPDYLEREIFCCGPEAFMENAEAMVAQRGFAMAHFHQEAFTFASHGNVTLPTKKREPEFPKPEGSADSSHRLCFRSSGVEDVVRADETVLNVAHRNGVSIPSVCGMGLCGTCRVKKISGHVEMEHNGGITEDEIEDGYILACCSKPLSNIEIEE, from the coding sequence ATGAACTCGATAGCTAAGATTTCACGGGAGGGGGCTTCGCTCTTTCCCGCTTGTCCGCCCGCAACGAACGAGATTTGGACCGGAGCCGCGTCGAAATTACGCGTTGTGACTGTTGCTGATGAGGCACCGAACGTGAAAACGTTCGTATTCCAACCCGAGCATCCGGCGCTTTTCAAGTATACAGCTGGGCAGTTTCTTACCCTGGAGTTGTCCGTGCCCGGTGGACTACTTTTACGGACCTACACGATCGCATCGTCCCCATCCAGACCCATGACGCTATCGTTGACTGTAAAGGCACAGGTCGACAGTGTCGGTACGCGCTGGATGTTCGAAAACCTCCTACCGGGGAGTCTCGTCAAGGCAATTGGCCCAGCCGGAAATTTTACACTGGAGCGGTGCCAGCGACCAAAGCTTCTATTCCTGTCTGCGGGATCTGGGATCACCCCGATGATGTCGATGTTACGCTGGCTATCCGACGTGGCGACGGACGCGGACGTTGCGTTCGTGCACTGTGCCCGCAGCCCGGAAGAGATAATCTTCCGGGAAGAGCTTGCGTCGGCGTCGAGGATATTGCCGGGTCTCGTGCTGGGGCTTGTGGTCGGTAGGGGAGCATCCGACTGGGAAGGTCTGACAGGGCGTTTGGACATTGCTAAGCTGGAAAGCCTAGTGCCCGATTATCTGGAACGCGAAATTTTTTGCTGTGGCCCGGAGGCCTTCATGGAAAATGCAGAAGCTATGGTCGCCCAGCGTGGGTTTGCCATGGCGCATTTCCATCAAGAGGCTTTTACTTTTGCTTCACATGGGAACGTCACTCTTCCGACCAAGAAACGAGAACCAGAGTTTCCAAAACCAGAAGGCTCGGCGGATAGTTCGCACCGCCTGTGCTTTCGGTCTTCCGGCGTCGAGGACGTCGTCAGAGCAGACGAGACCGTCTTGAATGTCGCCCACCGCAATGGGGTGAGTATACCATCAGTATGCGGGATGGGTCTCTGTGGCACGTGCAGAGTGAAGAAAATCAGCGGCCACGTCGAAATGGAACATAATGGCGGCATCACGGAAGACGAAATAGAGGACGGCTACATTCTGGCATGCTGTTCAAAGCCGCTCTCCAACATTGAGATCGAAGAATAA